The nucleotide window CACGCAGCCCGGTGCAAAATTACAGGTGGTGCGATGAGCGACCAAACTATGCCGATCGGCGAAGAAGACCTGCACGCGTACGTGGACGGCACGCTGTCCGACGAACGCCGTGCCGATGTGGAGCGCGCGCTCGAACAGAACCCCGACCTGGCCGCGCGCGTCAGCGATTATTTTTCGCTGAACAGCATGTTTCATGAGCGCTACGACCGCGTGCTGAACGAGCCCGTGCCGAAGCGCCTGCAAGCGCCCGCCCCGCGCCGCTGGCGGATTGCCGCCAACTGGCCGCAATTCGCCGGGATGGCGGCGGCGCTGGTGATGGGCGTGGGTATCGGCGTGGGCACGCATATGGGACAGGACGTGATCGCGCCGGTCGCGGGCGGCCACTCGGACACGCGCCCTGTCAGCGCGGACAGCTCGGAAATGTTCGCACGGCAGGCGGCGGTGGCGCATGTGGTCTACATGCCCGCCGTCGACCGGCCGACCGAGCTGAGCACCGACGACCACGAGCAGGATTTCGTGCAGTGGCTCTCCAACCGGCTCGGCACCAACGTGCATCCGCCGATTCTCTCGAAGAGCGGCTTCAATCTCTCGGGCGGACGCCTGCTGCCCGGCGCCGATGGACCGACCGCGCAGTTCATGTATCGCGGGCCGAACGGCGAGCGGGTCACGCTGTGCATTTCGCGTCGCCAGCAGAATTCGAACACGACCGCGTTCAAGCTGTATCAGGACGGCCCGGTGAACGTGTTCTACTGGATCGACGGCGACTTCGGCTATGCGGTGTCGGGCGGAATCGAGCGCAAGCAGCTGCTGCAACTGTCGCATGACGTTTATTCGCAGTTGACGGGCGCGGCGCCGGGTTGATCGCTGGCGGCCACTACGTTTTGCGCAGCGTCGGCTGGCCTCAGCTAGACGGCGCGTTGCGCTGTTTCGGACCCGCGTGTTTGCGTGGTCCGTGCATGCAGCGTGTCGAGCGAGCCGGCCGATTTCTGCGCGCGCTTGCGTCCAGCGTGCATTTCGGACGTTATCGCGATGTAGCAATGCGGCGGACTTGGCTCGCATCGAACTCGACAATACTGCCCGCATTCGCACTTGATCTGATCAGCTCGCGCGGCGTCACGCCCAACAAGCGGCCCATCCAATGCGCCATGTGACTCTGATGCGCGAAGCCCGTATCGAGCGCGATCTGACTCGCGTTGAACTTGCCTTGCAGCAGCATCGTTCGCGCGCGCTCCACGCGCCGCTGCACCACGTATTGATGCACTGGCATGCCGAGCGTCTCTCGAAACAGCACCTTGAAATGCGGTACGCTCAACTCGACGAGCGCGGCCAGTTCGCTTAGCGTGAGACGCTGGTCCAGATGCGCTTCGATGAACTCGATCACGCGCGCGGCCGTTTTCGGCGCGAGCGTGCGCCGCTTGTTATCGAGCCTCGGCGCACCGCCGATCAAGCGCACCACCATCGCCGTACACAGGCTTTCGGCGTAAAGCGGATCGGATGTCTCGTCCGCTTCGAGTTCGGCGCGCAAGGCCCACGCGAGATGCTGAAAGCGCGGATCGCGCATCTGGAATTGCGGACGCAATTGCGCATCGCCCGATTTCAACGACAGTTGCTCGACGGTCCGCTGCGCAAACGCCTCGCTGATCCACACGCTGAAAATCGTGCAGGCGGCTTCGTCGCTCCACTGCCCGTCGAGGCCGGCGGGAATTACGTCGGCGTCACCATGCGCCTGGATTCGTGAGTGGCGGCGCTCGTTGCACAGGCAGCGCGCCCTGACCGGCGCGCCGACATGCACGCCCACCCGGTGATACTTGAACGCGGGAATACGGTGCAGCCCGGCCGACACGTTGACCAGTTCCGCGCCGAAGCCCTGCCAGCCGAGCAACCTGCTCGAACGCAACGTGAGGCGGGAACCGCTATGCGGTTGCGGTATGGGTGTCACTGCATTCATTGCTTCCCTCGTGGATGACGGCGAGTGAGTGTGCATTGTGCGACGTTTTGCGTGGCTTCGCTCGACTCTACGGGATTCAACGCTTCTGCTGCGGCGCGGCAAGTAAAACCGTCATCCGAATCTGCGCGGCGCGATCCTTGCCCGCGCGCTTTCCCGCCGCTGCGTCCCTAAGATGAGGCCATACCGAGCCAACCAGGAGCGCAACGTGTTCGTGATTTTTGGAGCTGCCGGCAATGTCGGCAAATTAAGCGCGGCGGCATTGCGCCGGGCGGGCCGCAACGTGCGTGCGGTCGTCCGCGATAAGCAACAGGGCGAATTCCTCGCCGGGCTCGGCTGCGAAATCGTCGTCGCCGATCTGCTCGACGCCGCGACGGTGGCACGCGCCATCGAAGGCGCGCATGCCGTGCAACTGCTATGTCCGCTGCCGCATGGGCACGCCGATCCCGCGCAGGCGATGCGGCGCATGATCGACGTGAGCGTCGCGGCATTGCGTGCCGATCCGCCGCCGCGCATCCTCGCGCTCTCCGACTACGGCGCGGAACATCCGGCCGGAACGGGCATCACCACGCTGTTTCACGAGCTTGAAACGCAACTGCGAACGGTCGATTCGCAGTTGACGTTTCTGCGCGCCGCCGAACATATGCACAACTGGGCGCGCGTGCTGCCGATCGCGCTCGCGAGCGGCGCGCTGCCGAGTCTGCATCATCCGTTGCGCAAGCGCTTTCCGACCGTCGCCGCACAGGACGTGGGCGTGCTCGCCGCTGAGCTGTTGCTCGACGATGGAGTGCAACCGGTCTCGCCGCGCGTGGTGAGCATCGAAAGCGACGAGCGCATCAGCGCACTGGACGTGGCGCGCACGATCAGCGAACTGGCGGGCCGTGCCGTCGTCGCACGCGAAGCGCCGCGCGGCGAATGGGCCGCGATGCTGCAAGGCGCGGGGCTCGGCGAACACCATGCGCGTTTGATCACCGATCTCTACGACGCGCACAACGCGGGTCGTATCGATGTCGAAGCGGACATCAGCGAACGGCGCTTCGGCGTGACCAAGCTAGCGGAAGTATTGGCGGCGATTCTGCCGCGCGTGGCCGCGGCCGCGGCAACTGCCAGCGGCATCGCTCGCTAAAGAGCGCTGAAGAGGAGAGACTGCATGCATACCTGCCCTTTGCTACGCGCATCGATCGACGCGCGCAAGCTCGCGCCTCAACAACATCGAACGCAGTCGACGCGCATGAGCACGCGTGCGCGTCGCTGGCTGGCGATATCCGCGAGTCTTGTGGGATGGTTCGGCTGGCGCGCGCTGCGGGACGTGCTCAACGCCATTCCCGACAGCAACGACGACTTCAGCCTGTTCTGATCCGCGGCGCTTCGATATAGCGAAGGCACAAAGCAAAGCGCCCGGCATGCCGGGCGCAAGATATTGACGAATCCGCCGCTACAGCGCCGGCCGCCATTCACACACAGCGGCCGGTGCATGCGCGTGGTTCATTCGTTTTCGTCGAAGTAGTGACCGAACTTCACCTGCTTGGTGCGGATATAGCGCTCGTTTTCCTCGCGCATCGGAATCGCCAGCGCGACCCGCTCGCACACCGGAATGCCGTGCTTGGACAGCGTGTCGAACTTCTCCGGATTGTTGCTCATCAGACGCACCGAGGTGACCTTCAGCGTGCGCAGAATGCCCGCGGCCGAGTCGTATTCGCGTGAGTCGTCCGGCAAGCCGAGATCGAGATTGGCCTCCACGGTGTCGCGCCCTTGCTCCTGCAGCGCATATGCGCGAATCTTGTTCGACAGGCCGATGCCGCGCCCTTCGTGCCCGCGCAGGTACAGCAGCACGCCGCAGCCTTCCGCCGCGATGTAGCGCAGCGCGAGGTCGAGCTGCTCGCCGCAGTCGCAGCGGTACGAGCCGAGCACGTCGCCGGTGAGGCACTCGGAATGCAGGCGCGTCAACACGGACGACTGGTTGGCGACGTCGCCCATCACGAGCGCGAGATGTTCGGCGCCGCTTTCGCACACGCGGAACACGTAGGAAGTGAACGTGCCGTAGCGCGTGGGAAGCGTGGCGGTAGCGTCGAGAATGACGCATTCGCCGTTGGGTGCGCCGTCTACTGCGGGCAACGGATCGTGAGACGTGAGCATGGCGTTAGACAGTGGTGCTGACATGAACCCGATCAAACCGGGAATAAGGTACGGACTGGGAGTTTACCGCTAATCGGCGTCCCGCACCTGTATGCCCTTGCATGCAGCACGGAACCGCCGCCGTGGCGCGCCGCTACCCGAGTTAAACGGAACGCGCGCCCCAGGTATTCCCGCAGTACCTCCGTGGCGCGTCACGCCTATACTGGAATCGCCTGTCCCTCACGACAGCGCGCCGCGCCGGCGTGCTGCACTGCGAAACGGAGCCGCTCCATGACAAGCGTTGCACAACTTCTTAAAACGAAACCGAACAACACCACCGTTTTTACTGTCGGGGCCGACGACTCAGTCTATGAGGCAATCAAGCTGATGGCCGAAAAGGGCATCGGCGCGCTGGTCGTGACGGACGGTGATAGCATCGCCGGAATCGTCACGGAGCGCGACTACGCGCGCAAGGTCGTGCTGATGGACCGTTCGTCGAAGGCCACGCCGGTGCGTGACATCATGAGCAAGGCCGTGCGCTTCGTGCGCCCGGACCAGACCACCGACGACTGCATGGCCCTCATGACGGAGCGGCGTATGCGCCACTTGCCGGTGATCGAGAATGACCGGCTGGTCGGCATGGTATCGATCGGCGATCTGGTGAAGAACATCATCGCCGAACAGCAGTTCACCATTCAGCAACTCGAGTTCTATATTCACGGCGAGCGGCCCTGACGCACGGCGCACACCGCGGAACCGGACGCGCAAAAAAAGCCCAATCGATCAAACGGTTTGGCGAAGCTACCTTGCGGCAGCGGAGGTTCCTTGACTTGTGGGCCGCGACTCGCGCGGCACGGCGGTCCCGTGGCGCTCGCGGCGCTGCCGCCGCGTGACGCGCTCAAGCGATTCGCTGCTTGCAACCGTGCGCGCCATGATGGGGCGCGCACGTTTTTCTCAACTTCAGACTGCTCGCTGCGGTTTCAATTTCGATATCGAGGTAGCGAATCGCTCCTCTAAGCGCGGTTCGATCGATCCGCGCGGTTCCGTGTCGTTCGGCGCCGGACCGGGCAAGCCGGCCACTGGGCGCCGAATCCGCCTGTCCGGCTAACTCGCTTAGTTACCGAAGTACACCGACTTCGGGCCCGACATCGGCTGAACCACGCCGCCGGCTTGCGACGAACCACTCGTCGCGCCACCGAAACCGCTGGTATCGGCGACCGGTTCCTGGGTTTGCGCGACGGCAGGGTTTTGTGCCTGGGCACGCTGTTCAGCGGCCTGGATATCCGACGGATAAGTCGGGTCGTTCGACGCGGCCGGGTTATAGCCTGCTTGTTCAACCCGGATCAGATCGGCGCGAACTTCCGCGCGGGTCACGGGCTGTTGGCTCGACTGAGCGAACGAAGCGATCGGAGCGGCGAGAACGGCTGCAATGGCGACTGCCTTGATGAGCGATTTCATGATGAATTACCTCCAGACCTGGTTTTATTCGCGACGCTTGCCACACGATGTGAGAAGCGAGTGAATTCAGTCTAGTCATCAGATCGCCAAGGGAAAACCCTTGATTAAGAGATAGATAATTGTTGGAATCGCAAGAATGGTCCGAAAATTACCGCAACGTCCGATCCAAATAGCGTCTTTGGCGTAATAATTGTCGGGATCGTAACCCTTTGTGTCTGAAGTTTCAAAAATACGTCTGATCTGAGCGCGTTCTACCGTCATACGCGGGTTTGCTGGGCAAATTTACGCCCGCTTCGGCGCACCGGACTGGGGCATCAGCAGGAGCTTGCGCGGCCCGCTGACAAAGGCGCTGCCGGGTTCGAAGAACCTGAGCGGCCGATGCATTTCGCGCGACAAGCCAATGCGCGTCGTCACCCCTACCGGCACTTCGCCCCGCTCGATGACGCCGATCCACAAACCGCGCCCCGAGCACAGATCCCAGCCGTCGAACGGCGGTCCGATGCCGAGCGCCATCGTGAGCCGGCCGGGTCCGCGCGCGAGGTCGCGCAGCGGCACGCCGGGGCGCCGCGCTTCGATCAACGGCAGGCCTTCGAGCGGCTCGATCGCGCGCAACAGAATGCCGGCTCCGACTTCCTCGGCTTCGGCGGACATGTTGAGCATGTACGACAGCCCATAGGTCAGCCGCACATACGCGTGACCCGGCGCGAGAAACATCGAACCGTTATACGGCCGACGGCCCATGAACGCATGACTGGTCGAATCGCCGAGCGGATACGCCTCGGTCTCGACGATTCGTCCGCTCATGCGCCCTTCGGGCAGATCGTGCACGAGGTATTTGCCGATCATGAAGCGCGCGAGTTCGACGGTATCGAGCGGTAAATCGTCACGAAGCAATGGCAGGATGGGGAGTTGATGTTTCCGCATGCGTCAGGCCTTATTTTTAAAGCGCATGGTTGTGGGGCTTAAAAGAAATGCGAACGGCATGGAATGCGTGCAATCGAGCCGCCGCGCGAGCCGTAAACGGCGCGATGCACGCATTGGTTCCAGCGATTGAGCGCCATCGGCCAGTTTTCATCGGCCCATTCGTTGTACCAAAACCTCACTTCTGTGCTGCGCCGCCATCACCATGGCACTAATTGGAGTATCGTGTGTTTCCGGCCTGCAGCACAGCCTTTGCCGGCTCGCGTGTGTTTCGGCCCGCCCGAATCAGCATACAGATTGAAAGTATTTGCACGATTCGCAGCACCGTTCCATTCAGTTTTGATCCCGATGTACCTGCTGGTGTAGCGCACTGCCTCATTCGGGGGCGGTTGTACCCAATGACAATAGGAGAGAGTTGAATGAAAGCATTCCCGGCAATCAAGATGATCGGCGGCGCGCTGATCGTTCTCGCGTCCCTCAACGCGTATGCGCAGAGCAGCGATGCCGCAGCCCCGGCGGCGGCATCGGCGTCACCGACGGCCAAGCAGACCAAGGCGGCCGACCGCGCTTTGGGACGCAAGGTCCGCACCGCCCTGTCGAAGACGAAAGGCCTGAGCGTGGCCAACATCACCGTGCGCGCACGTGGCGGCGCAGTGACGCTGGCCGGCTCCGTGCCCGAGCAACCGCAAGTCGACCTGGCCACCCAAGCGGCACAAGGCGTAGCCGGTGTGACGTCGGTCAAGAACGCGCTGACGATTCGTCCGGTCGGTCAGTAATCGAGTGAACCTGCTGTAACAACATAGCCGGACGCCAATGCCTTCTCGCAGGGCATTGGCGTTACCGGAGGCTTCAGGCGGTTTCGAGCAGTTTCGCCGGGCGCTGCGCACCCGTAGTATGCTCGGCACACCGAGGTTTGCCCTGCATCCCGCGTTCAGCCAGCGAAACCTCAATGCATACCGGTCGCCATCGCCGCCGCGCATTAGCGACGCACCAGCCACGCACCAGCCACGTCCGCCACGCGTTATCCGCGCAATTCTGCGTGACCCGATCCTTTTCTCCAGCAGTCGCCGTTTGCGCTACAGCATGCCGGGCGCACGCCGTCGTCATGTGTCCCTGAGAATCGACAAAGCCTCGTACACGAACAACTATCCTTTATAATTTAAAGCGTTAGAGCGTGTTGTTTAGAAGATCCATGAACATGCACGCTCGCTTCGAGCCAAGGCGGAAGCCGTTCGCGTCCCGCCGGGCCATTCACGACAAGCATTAAAAGGAAGCCCGAATGACCACGCCCGCGACCGTTCTGCCCCGCTGGACCATTGCCGCGCCGTTCGTTGCGTGGATCGTGCTCGGTATCGCCTATGCCATGCCAGACAGTGGACTGCTGCTCGTGCTGGTCGGCGTGGCGCTGTGCGCGGCGGTCTTCACCGCCGTGCATCATGCGGAAGTGGTCGCGCATCGCGTCGGTGAACCGTTCGGCACGTTGGTGCTGGCGGTGGCCGTCACCGTGATCGAAGTCGCGCTGATCGTTTCGGTCATGCTCACGTCCGGTCCGGAAAAGGCCGGTCTCGCGCGCGACACGGTCTTCGCCGCGGTGATGATCGTCTGTAACGGCATTGTCGGCATTTGCCTGCTGGTGGGCGGCATTCGCCATCGCGAGCAGGATTTTCAAAGCCGTGGCGCTGCTGCGGCGCTGGCCGTGCTCGCGTCTCTGTCCGTGCTGACGCTGGTCATGCCGAACTACACGACCACCAGCGTCGGGCCGAGCCTGTCGTCGTCACAACTGGCGTTTGCCGGGGTGTCGTCGCTGGTGCTGTACGGCGTGTTCGTGTTCGTGCAAACCGTACGCCATCGCGATTACTTCCTGGCCGGCACGCCGGATGAAGACGTCCACGCCGCGCCGCCGAGCGCCGGCCAGGCGCTGGCGGCCGGCGGCCTGCTGCTGGTGTGCCTCGTCGCCGTGGTGTTGCTCGCCAAAGTGCTCTCGCCGGTAGTCGAAACCGCGGTCAAGAATGCGGGCGCGCCGCCGGCCGTGGTCGGCATTATCATTGCCGCGCTCGTGCTGTTGCCTGAAGGACTTGCCGCGGTGCGCGCGGCGCGCGCCGACCGCTTGCAGAACAGCCTGAATCTCGCGCTCGGCTCGGCGCTGGCCAGTATCGGCCTGACCATACCGACCGTCGCCTGCGTCTTCCTGTACACCGGCCAGCCGCTGGTGCTCGGCATCGACGGCAAGGAAACCGTGCTGCTCGTCCTCACGCTGATCGTCGGCACGCTCACGCTCAGTTCGGGCCGCACGACGATTCTTCAAGGCGCCGTGCATCTGTCGCTGTTCGCGGCGTATCTGTTTCTGTCGTTCGCGCCTTGAGCCGGGGCCTCAGAGCCTGAAGGAGCGGCGTCGGGTCCGCTGCCCCACGCCGCCGCAACGGCGGCACTACTCTTCCCAATGCGCCGCGATCCAGTCGCGGAACAGATTCAGCTTGTGCTGATGCGCGACCGAGTCCGGGT belongs to Paraburkholderia aromaticivorans and includes:
- a CDS encoding DUF4148 domain-containing protein; this encodes MKSLIKAVAIAAVLAAPIASFAQSSQQPVTRAEVRADLIRVEQAGYNPAASNDPTYPSDIQAAEQRAQAQNPAVAQTQEPVADTSGFGGATSGSSQAGGVVQPMSGPKSVYFGN
- a CDS encoding BON domain-containing protein, with protein sequence MKAFPAIKMIGGALIVLASLNAYAQSSDAAAPAAASASPTAKQTKAADRALGRKVRTALSKTKGLSVANITVRARGGAVTLAGSVPEQPQVDLATQAAQGVAGVTSVKNALTIRPVGQ
- a CDS encoding DNA-3-methyladenine glycosylase, whose protein sequence is MRKHQLPILPLLRDDLPLDTVELARFMIGKYLVHDLPEGRMSGRIVETEAYPLGDSTSHAFMGRRPYNGSMFLAPGHAYVRLTYGLSYMLNMSAEAEEVGAGILLRAIEPLEGLPLIEARRPGVPLRDLARGPGRLTMALGIGPPFDGWDLCSGRGLWIGVIERGEVPVGVTTRIGLSREMHRPLRFFEPGSAFVSGPRKLLLMPQSGAPKRA
- a CDS encoding calcium:proton antiporter, whose protein sequence is MTTPATVLPRWTIAAPFVAWIVLGIAYAMPDSGLLLVLVGVALCAAVFTAVHHAEVVAHRVGEPFGTLVLAVAVTVIEVALIVSVMLTSGPEKAGLARDTVFAAVMIVCNGIVGICLLVGGIRHREQDFQSRGAAAALAVLASLSVLTLVMPNYTTTSVGPSLSSSQLAFAGVSSLVLYGVFVFVQTVRHRDYFLAGTPDEDVHAAPPSAGQALAAGGLLLVCLVAVVLLAKVLSPVVETAVKNAGAPPAVVGIIIAALVLLPEGLAAVRAARADRLQNSLNLALGSALASIGLTIPTVACVFLYTGQPLVLGIDGKETVLLVLTLIVGTLTLSSGRTTILQGAVHLSLFAAYLFLSFAP
- a CDS encoding NAD(P)H-binding protein, producing the protein MFVIFGAAGNVGKLSAAALRRAGRNVRAVVRDKQQGEFLAGLGCEIVVADLLDAATVARAIEGAHAVQLLCPLPHGHADPAQAMRRMIDVSVAALRADPPPRILALSDYGAEHPAGTGITTLFHELETQLRTVDSQLTFLRAAEHMHNWARVLPIALASGALPSLHHPLRKRFPTVAAQDVGVLAAELLLDDGVQPVSPRVVSIESDERISALDVARTISELAGRAVVAREAPRGEWAAMLQGAGLGEHHARLITDLYDAHNAGRIDVEADISERRFGVTKLAEVLAAILPRVAAAAATASGIAR
- a CDS encoding CBS domain-containing protein — protein: MTSVAQLLKTKPNNTTVFTVGADDSVYEAIKLMAEKGIGALVVTDGDSIAGIVTERDYARKVVLMDRSSKATPVRDIMSKAVRFVRPDQTTDDCMALMTERRMRHLPVIENDRLVGMVSIGDLVKNIIAEQQFTIQQLEFYIHGERP
- a CDS encoding anti-sigma factor family protein, whose product is MSDQTMPIGEEDLHAYVDGTLSDERRADVERALEQNPDLAARVSDYFSLNSMFHERYDRVLNEPVPKRLQAPAPRRWRIAANWPQFAGMAAALVMGVGIGVGTHMGQDVIAPVAGGHSDTRPVSADSSEMFARQAAVAHVVYMPAVDRPTELSTDDHEQDFVQWLSNRLGTNVHPPILSKSGFNLSGGRLLPGADGPTAQFMYRGPNGERVTLCISRRQQNSNTTAFKLYQDGPVNVFYWIDGDFGYAVSGGIERKQLLQLSHDVYSQLTGAAPG
- a CDS encoding AraC family transcriptional regulator, with product MNAVTPIPQPHSGSRLTLRSSRLLGWQGFGAELVNVSAGLHRIPAFKYHRVGVHVGAPVRARCLCNERRHSRIQAHGDADVIPAGLDGQWSDEAACTIFSVWISEAFAQRTVEQLSLKSGDAQLRPQFQMRDPRFQHLAWALRAELEADETSDPLYAESLCTAMVVRLIGGAPRLDNKRRTLAPKTAARVIEFIEAHLDQRLTLSELAALVELSVPHFKVLFRETLGMPVHQYVVQRRVERARTMLLQGKFNASQIALDTGFAHQSHMAHWMGRLLGVTPRELIRSSANAGSIVEFDASQVRRIATSR
- the ribA gene encoding GTP cyclohydrolase II, coding for MLTSHDPLPAVDGAPNGECVILDATATLPTRYGTFTSYVFRVCESGAEHLALVMGDVANQSSVLTRLHSECLTGDVLGSYRCDCGEQLDLALRYIAAEGCGVLLYLRGHEGRGIGLSNKIRAYALQEQGRDTVEANLDLGLPDDSREYDSAAGILRTLKVTSVRLMSNNPEKFDTLSKHGIPVCERVALAIPMREENERYIRTKQVKFGHYFDENE